One Halorientalis litorea DNA segment encodes these proteins:
- a CDS encoding DUF7557 family protein has translation MATIELDDETVERLDGLRIEDESYDEIVNELINIYQAEELTLFRGGDEDY, from the coding sequence ATGGCAACCATAGAACTCGACGACGAGACAGTCGAACGTCTTGACGGCCTGCGCATCGAAGACGAGAGCTACGACGAAATCGTCAACGAACTCATCAACATCTACCAAGCAGAGGAGTTGACGCTGTTCCGCGGCGGCGACGAGGATTACTGA